One window of Terriglobales bacterium genomic DNA carries:
- a CDS encoding sigma-70 family RNA polymerase sigma factor, producing MKVVAGATTLADLASAIAVRAEEASVVAELKAGSEEAYAWLIAHYHQPIYSLVYRILNDPADAADTTQEVFLKVFRGMKRFHGESSLKTWMYRIAIHEASNRRRWWFRHKSRETTIEPEPAQEASGSQGLKDTLADASESPFDNLAHEEVRARVEAELKQLSEPYRTTVILRDIEELSYEEISEVMQVTLGTVKSRLMRGRGALKKRLEAYVREVGPELGLKAPGPSATPEARDQAERPVSIGGEAEVLP from the coding sequence ATGAAGGTCGTGGCGGGAGCAACGACGTTGGCCGACCTCGCCAGTGCGATCGCGGTCCGGGCCGAAGAAGCCTCGGTGGTAGCCGAGCTGAAGGCCGGTTCCGAGGAGGCGTACGCCTGGCTGATCGCGCATTATCACCAGCCCATCTATAGCCTGGTGTACCGCATCCTCAACGACCCCGCCGACGCCGCCGACACCACCCAGGAAGTCTTCCTGAAGGTGTTCCGCGGCATGAAGCGCTTCCACGGCGAGTCCAGCCTGAAGACGTGGATGTACCGCATCGCCATCCACGAAGCTTCCAACCGGCGGCGCTGGTGGTTCCGGCACAAGAGCCGTGAGACCACCATCGAGCCCGAGCCCGCGCAGGAGGCCTCCGGCTCGCAGGGCTTGAAGGACACGCTGGCCGACGCGAGCGAGTCGCCCTTTGACAACCTCGCCCACGAAGAAGTGCGGGCGCGCGTGGAAGCCGAGCTCAAGCAGCTTTCCGAGCCGTATCGCACCACCGTGATCCTGCGCGACATCGAGGAACTGTCGTACGAGGAGATCTCGGAGGTCATGCAGGTCACCCTGGGCACGGTGAAGTCGCGGCTGATGCGCGGCCGCGGGGCTTTGAAGAAGCGCCTGGAAGCCTACGTGCGCGAGGTGGGGCCGGAGCTGGGGCTAAAGGCTCCGGGCCCCTCCGCCACGCCGGAAGCGCGGGACCAGGCCGAGCGTCCCGTGAGCATCGGGGGAGAAGCCGAGGTGTTGCCATGA
- a CDS encoding anti-sigma factor, translating into MKCMQAQSLFSTYLDGAVTGREMRAIGEHLEACPACAAEYAGLQQTQRLVADLGRKKAPADLALKLRVALSSEASMSVRRRWEGLLVRLEDAVNGFLLPATAGLVSAVLMFGLLIGYFAVPPSVRAAPNKNDVPTLLYTPPQLAASQFTLNAVNDDSLVVETFVDENGRVQDYRILNAPHASEQLVREVDNFMIFTVFRPATAFGQPAPGRVVLSFSKVSVKG; encoded by the coding sequence ATGAAGTGCATGCAGGCCCAGTCCCTGTTCTCGACGTATCTGGACGGCGCGGTCACCGGCCGCGAGATGCGGGCGATCGGCGAGCATCTGGAGGCTTGCCCTGCCTGCGCGGCGGAGTACGCAGGGCTGCAGCAGACGCAGCGGCTGGTGGCGGACCTGGGGCGCAAGAAGGCCCCCGCCGACCTGGCCCTGAAGCTGCGCGTCGCCCTCTCCAGCGAGGCCTCCATGAGCGTGCGCCGCCGCTGGGAAGGGTTGCTGGTGCGCTTGGAAGACGCGGTCAACGGCTTCCTTCTGCCGGCCACTGCCGGCCTGGTGAGCGCCGTCCTGATGTTCGGGCTGCTCATCGGATACTTCGCGGTGCCGCCCTCGGTGCGCGCGGCCCCCAACAAGAACGACGTCCCCACGCTGCTGTACACGCCGCCGCAACTGGCCGCCTCGCAGTTCACCCTGAATGCGGTCAACGACGACTCGCTGGTGGTGGAGACCTTCGTGGACGAGAACGGGCGGGTGCAGGACTACCGCATCCTCAACGCTCCCCACGCCAGCGAACAGCTCGTCCGCGAGGTGGACAACTTCATGATCTTCACCGTCTTCCGGCCGGCCACCGCCTTCGGCCAGCCCGCCCCCGGACGGGTGGTGCTCTCCTTCTCCAAGGTCAGCGTGAAGGGGTAA